The following proteins are encoded in a genomic region of Galbibacter sp. BG1:
- a CDS encoding M14 metallopeptidase family protein — translation MDLKEDFQYSYSSYKETQLEGRYITLDVIEPLLQDLKNDFNVDVIGHSVLGKAIHKISIGNGPKKILMWSQMHGNESTTTKAVFDLLNFIKQNKSFGDFVKEHFTLSIIPMLNPDGATAYTRVNKNEVDLNRDAQNLSQPESRVLNKEFKQFQPDFCFNLHDQRTIFSAGKHKKPATVSFLTPAEDKERKVTANRKKSMEVIVKLNEMLQTFIPNQVGRYDDGFNLNCVGDTFQSAGVPTLLFESGHFPNDYKREETRRLIAFSLVEALVFIGNTEITGDKYETYFKIPENEKLYYDIILRKFPFKNKDKVDTKDVAVFYKETLINGKVEFKPTVEHVEAHLHYFGHKELDMSVIDVDSVEIHDLNTAYLTELLKKI, via the coding sequence ATGGATTTAAAAGAAGATTTTCAATACAGCTATAGCTCGTACAAAGAGACTCAATTGGAAGGCAGGTATATTACATTAGATGTGATTGAACCTCTTTTACAGGACTTAAAAAACGATTTCAATGTTGATGTTATTGGGCATTCTGTTTTAGGGAAAGCAATTCATAAAATTAGTATCGGTAATGGGCCCAAGAAGATCCTCATGTGGTCGCAGATGCATGGGAACGAGTCTACGACCACTAAAGCTGTGTTCGATTTGCTTAACTTTATCAAACAAAATAAAAGTTTTGGGGACTTTGTAAAAGAACATTTTACGCTTTCTATAATCCCAATGCTAAATCCAGATGGAGCTACAGCTTACACGCGTGTTAACAAGAATGAAGTGGACCTTAATAGGGATGCACAAAATCTTTCACAACCTGAAAGCAGGGTTTTAAATAAAGAATTTAAGCAATTTCAACCAGATTTCTGTTTCAATCTGCACGATCAACGCACTATCTTCAGTGCTGGCAAACATAAAAAGCCCGCAACGGTTTCATTTTTAACTCCTGCAGAAGATAAAGAACGGAAAGTTACCGCCAATCGTAAAAAAAGCATGGAAGTGATAGTTAAGCTCAATGAAATGCTGCAAACTTTTATTCCTAATCAAGTTGGTAGGTATGATGATGGTTTTAATTTAAATTGTGTTGGGGATACCTTTCAATCAGCGGGAGTCCCAACCTTGTTATTTGAATCAGGGCACTTTCCGAATGACTATAAACGGGAGGAAACTAGGCGTCTTATAGCTTTTTCCTTAGTGGAGGCGCTAGTATTTATAGGGAATACGGAAATTACTGGGGATAAATACGAAACCTACTTTAAGATTCCAGAGAACGAAAAACTTTACTATGATATTATTTTAAGAAAATTCCCTTTTAAAAACAAAGATAAAGTTGATACAAAAGATGTAGCTGTTTTTTATAAAGAAACATTAATAAATGGTAAAGTAGAGTTTAAACCCACTGTAGAGCATGTAGAAGCGCACTTGCACTATTTTGGCCATAAAGAATTAGATATGAGCGTGATAGATGTGGATTCTGTGGAGATACATGATTTAAATACAGCTTATTTAACAGAATTATTAAAGAAAATTTAA
- a CDS encoding Lrp/AsnC family transcriptional regulator codes for MAKFKLDEVDHQILDMLIDNTRTPFTDIAKKLLISAGTVHVRVKKMEDAGIIKGSSLTLDYVKLGYSFIAYVGIFLEKTHQTKFVLERLNQIPYITVAHITTGKFNIFCKIRAKDTKHAKEIIFKVDDIDGVSRTETMISLEESINDKRRLMHTIFNDL; via the coding sequence ATGGCTAAATTTAAATTAGACGAGGTAGATCATCAAATCCTTGATATGTTGATTGATAATACCCGAACTCCTTTCACAGATATAGCGAAAAAACTGCTTATTTCTGCTGGAACTGTACATGTTAGGGTAAAGAAAATGGAAGATGCCGGTATAATTAAAGGATCTTCGTTAACATTGGACTATGTGAAGTTAGGGTATTCCTTCATTGCTTACGTGGGGATTTTCCTAGAAAAAACGCACCAAACAAAATTTGTTTTAGAGCGATTGAACCAGATTCCTTATATAACGGTTGCCCATATTACCACTGGAAAGTTTAATATCTTTTGTAAAATTAGGGCAAAAGATACCAAGCACGCAAAGGAAATTATTTTCAAGGTAGACGATATTGATGGGGTTTCTAGAACAGAAACTATGATCTCTCTGGAGGAAAGCATCAATGATAAACGCAGATTAATGCATACAATTTTTAACGATTTGTAA
- a CDS encoding phosphoenolpyruvate carboxylase, whose protein sequence is MLRKPKIDRFNESVLSRYQIYNSIFITLPFDEIGNTGVFLPLFSETCEKGFDENKNPTEIVNRFFDKYYDKPSETDKFDLLFRFIQYIERQVVLFDAIEDATFPVVNNMDGRGTLRNIKEEAEAKNKLPELKEYLERFKVRPVLTAHPTQFYPGSVLGIITDLAEAIRANDLNLIKKLLAQLGKTPFFKKEKPTPFDEAVSLIWYLENVFYQSASEIFNYIQDNIFADQELNNQVVNLGFWPGGDRDGNPFVTTDITLKVADRLRSTVLKNYYRDVRKLRRRITFKYVDKLITDLEGKLYENIFLESGRTTISAEETMNTLLEIKEILVAKHQSLFVEEINDLINKMKLFGFHFASLDIRQDSRVHHDVLSNIVKESLEMGLDIFPKNYEKLTEAQQIKALGKVVGKVNPSLFKHEMSRITLESIYAMKTIQKNNGELGSNRYIISNNGSVLNVMHAFAMIRMCDWEQPTVDVIPLFETVDDLEDAHNVMETLYTDKSYAAHLKRRGNKQTIMLGFSDGTKDGGYLMANWSIYKAKEALTAISRKYDIKVVFFDGRGGPPARGGGKTHQFYASLGPTIENEEVQLTIQGQTISSNFGTPESCQYNMEQLISSGIANNVFYDEDDNLSKEDRDTMDRLSKISYKAYVDFKKHPKFLPYLERMSTLKYYSRTNIGSRPTKRGKSDELVFSDLRAIPFVSSWSMLKQNVPGFYGVGIAIKEFVDNKEFDKVQSLYKNSAFFRTLLENSMMSLTKSFFKLTAYMEKDKEFGPFWKMIHDEYERSKTMLLKLTGYSELMEDTRSMRASIQVRERIVLPLLTIQQYALRQIQEMNNSKKEIDPELLEIYERMVTRSLFGNINASRNSA, encoded by the coding sequence ATGCTAAGAAAACCAAAGATTGACCGATTTAATGAAAGTGTTTTATCAAGATATCAAATCTACAACAGTATTTTTATTACACTTCCTTTTGATGAAATAGGGAATACGGGTGTATTTCTACCCTTATTTTCCGAAACATGTGAAAAAGGATTTGATGAGAATAAGAATCCGACTGAGATTGTAAACCGATTTTTTGATAAGTATTACGACAAACCTTCAGAGACGGATAAATTTGATCTTCTTTTCCGATTTATTCAATATATAGAAAGACAAGTAGTGCTTTTTGATGCCATAGAAGATGCTACGTTTCCAGTAGTAAACAATATGGATGGAAGAGGTACACTTCGAAATATTAAAGAAGAGGCCGAGGCGAAGAATAAACTTCCAGAGCTTAAAGAGTATTTAGAGCGTTTTAAAGTACGTCCGGTGCTTACGGCGCACCCAACGCAATTTTACCCCGGTTCTGTATTGGGAATTATTACCGATTTGGCCGAGGCGATTCGTGCGAACGATCTCAACCTCATAAAGAAGCTGTTGGCTCAATTAGGGAAAACACCATTCTTTAAAAAAGAGAAGCCAACCCCGTTTGATGAAGCGGTAAGTCTAATATGGTACTTGGAAAATGTGTTTTATCAATCGGCCAGTGAAATATTCAATTATATTCAGGATAATATTTTTGCCGACCAAGAGCTTAACAACCAGGTTGTGAATCTTGGTTTTTGGCCAGGAGGAGATAGGGATGGGAACCCGTTTGTAACTACGGATATCACTTTAAAAGTGGCAGATAGGCTTCGTAGTACAGTCTTAAAAAATTATTACAGGGATGTTAGAAAGCTTCGTAGACGCATCACCTTTAAATATGTAGATAAGCTAATTACCGATTTAGAAGGTAAATTGTATGAAAATATCTTCTTGGAAAGTGGTAGAACTACTATTTCTGCGGAAGAGACCATGAATACCCTCCTAGAGATTAAGGAGATTTTAGTGGCGAAACATCAATCGCTATTCGTGGAAGAGATAAACGACCTTATCAATAAAATGAAACTATTTGGTTTTCATTTTGCAAGTTTAGATATCCGTCAAGATTCAAGAGTGCATCATGATGTGCTTTCTAATATTGTAAAGGAGTCTTTAGAAATGGGACTTGATATCTTCCCTAAAAATTATGAAAAACTAACTGAAGCACAGCAGATAAAAGCACTTGGAAAAGTGGTTGGAAAGGTAAATCCTAGTTTGTTTAAACATGAGATGAGCAGGATTACACTAGAGTCTATCTATGCCATGAAAACCATTCAAAAAAATAATGGCGAGTTAGGTTCCAATAGATACATTATAAGCAATAATGGTAGCGTGCTCAATGTTATGCATGCTTTTGCCATGATTAGAATGTGCGATTGGGAACAACCAACGGTAGATGTGATACCGCTTTTCGAAACCGTAGACGATTTAGAAGACGCACATAACGTTATGGAAACCCTTTACACCGATAAGTCGTATGCGGCACATTTAAAACGTCGTGGAAATAAGCAGACAATTATGCTTGGTTTCTCTGATGGTACCAAAGATGGTGGTTACCTAATGGCCAACTGGAGTATTTACAAGGCTAAAGAAGCTTTAACAGCCATCTCTAGAAAATACGATATTAAAGTTGTGTTCTTTGATGGTAGGGGAGGTCCGCCAGCACGTGGAGGTGGTAAAACACACCAATTCTACGCTTCCTTAGGCCCAACAATAGAAAATGAGGAAGTACAATTAACCATACAAGGGCAAACCATAAGTTCTAATTTCGGGACGCCGGAATCTTGCCAGTACAATATGGAACAATTAATAAGTTCTGGTATTGCCAATAATGTGTTCTATGATGAAGATGACAACTTATCGAAAGAAGATAGGGACACCATGGATCGTTTGTCTAAAATAAGCTATAAAGCTTATGTAGACTTTAAAAAACATCCTAAATTCTTACCGTACCTTGAGCGCATGAGTACGTTGAAGTACTATTCCAGAACCAATATTGGAAGTAGGCCTACTAAAAGAGGTAAATCTGATGAATTGGTTTTTTCAGACTTGAGAGCTATTCCTTTTGTGAGTAGTTGGAGTATGCTTAAGCAAAACGTACCAGGTTTTTATGGTGTTGGTATTGCTATCAAAGAATTTGTGGATAACAAAGAGTTTGATAAAGTACAATCGCTTTACAAAAACTCAGCTTTCTTTAGAACGTTACTGGAAAATAGTATGATGAGTCTTACTAAATCTTTCTTTAAGCTTACCGCGTATATGGAGAAAGACAAGGAATTTGGACCTTTCTGGAAAATGATCCATGACGAATACGAACGCAGTAAAACCATGTTATTGAAACTTACCGGGTATTCTGAATTAATGGAAGATACACGCTCCATGAGAGCTTCCATCCAAGTAAGGGAAAGAATTGTGTTGCCGTTGCTTACCATTCAACAATATGCTTTAAGGCAAATTCAAGAAATGAACAACTCTAAAAAAGAAATAGATCCAGAACTTCTTGAGATTTACGAGAGAATGGTTACTAGGTCTTTATTTGGAAATATTAATGCCAGTAGAAATTCTGCATAA